The Bacteroidota bacterium genome segment GGGTTTACAGTATAGGAGAGCGTTCGGGCAGTTCGGAAATGGTTGATTATGGCTGGATTATTAATTCTGATACCCATAAAAAAGTTTGGGAATTTGATGGAAGGAATTCTGAATACGCCGGTGGTGGAGATAAAAACAGGTTGGTTAACGAAGAAATCGAATTAAAAGCAGGCAATTACATCGCTTACTATGTAACCGATGGTTCTCACTCTTATCGCAATTGGAATGTAGCTCCTCCATTAATTCCCGATTTATACGGACTCAGCATTTTGGCAGGTGACAATCGTGATTTTTTTGAATTGCAAGATACTCATGTCATTACCAACGAAAATGTTTTAGCCGAGATTGTAAGGGTTAGAAATAATGAATATGAAAAAAGGTCATTCACTTTAAATAAAGAATCGAAAGTAAGGATTTATGCAATTGGCGAAGGCACGGGCTGGGAAATGAATGATAGTGGATGGATTAAAAGTAAAGAAACCGGAAGAGTTGTTTGGGAAATGACACCCCGAAATACAGATCCGGCAGGTGGTGCAGAAAAAAACAAATTGTTTGACGGTACCATAACCCTGCCCGAGGGCGAATACACAGTTTATTATGAAACCGATGGCTCTCATTCCTATCGAAATTGGAACGCTTCCGCACCCCACGATCAGGAACATTACGGAATCAGTGTTTATTTGATAAAATAGCCTCTAATATAATAGCGATAAACTTCTCGGGAAAAAATAATAAGAGACGCCATCCGCCAATTGGCGGATGGCGTCTCTTATTACAATTAGCAAATTGGCACATTAACTCATTATCTCATTAATCAACCCATCATCCGCGAAATTAGGCAGGGTAACTTTTAAATTCGGTTCGGATTCCATTGCACGTTTTATCGCAAATACCGCTCCTTCGTTTCGAGCCCAACTGCGACGCGAAATACCGTTGTTCACATCCCAGTGCAACATCATTTTCAGTCGTTGATCGGCTTCTGCAGTTCCATCTAAAAGCATTCCAAAACCGCCGTTGATAACTTCGCCCCAGCCAACGCCACCGCCGTTGTGGATACTTACCCAAGTAGCTCCGCGGAATGAATCGCCAATTACATTCTGAACTGCCATGTCGGCAGTAAATTGTGAGCCATCATAAATATTTGAGGTTTCGCGATAGGGAGAATCAGTACCGGAAACATCGTGATGATCACGACCCAAAACAACCGGAGCTGAGATTTTTCCTTCTTTAATTGCTTTATTAAATGCCTCTGCTATTTTTGTTCTGCCCTCGCAATCGGCATATAAAATCCGGGCCTGAGATCCCACCACCAATTTGTTTTTCTGTGCCTCCCTGATCCACTGAATATTATCGCGCATTTGCTGGCTGATTTCAACATGCGCGGTTTCAGCAATTTTACTCAGTACTTCCATCGCAATCCGGTCGGTAATTTCCAAATCTTCGGCCTTGCCCGAAGTACAAACCCAACGGAAAGGCCCAAAACCATAATCGAAACACATGGGGCCCATAATATCCTGAACATAAGAAGGATATTTAAATTTCCCTTCTTTATTCATGATTTCGGCATCTGCCCTGCTTGATTCAAGTAAAAAAGCATTTCCATAATCGAAAAAATACATGCCTTTTGCCGTCAAGCGGTTGATGGCCCTTACATGTCTTCGTAAGGTTTCTTTAACTTTTTCTTTGAATTTTTCAGGATTGTTTGCAATCATTTCATTCGATTCTTCTAAACTCATCCCAACAGGATAATATCCACCCGACCAAGGATTATGAAGTGAAGTTTGATCAGAACCTAAATCCACAAAGACATTGTCGTCGGCCAATCGTTCCCATAAGTCCACCACATTGCCTTGATAAGCGATTGAAACTGCCTCTTTATTAACCTGGGCGACTTTTACCCTTTTGATTAATTCCGATAAATCTGTAAAAACCTCATCCACCCATCCTTGTTCAAAACGGGTTTTAACAACCTTGGGATTAATTTCGGCAATCAATCCAATGGCACCTGCAATAACGGCTGCTTTTGGCTGAGCTCCTGACATTCCTCCCAATCCTGAGGTACAGAAAATTTTTCCGGCAAGACCTTCACCGTTCTTTTCAATCATTCGGCCTGCATTCAAAACCGTAATAGTGGTGCCATGAACAATTCCCTGAGGACCAATATACATAAACGAACCGGCAGTCATCTGTCCGTACTGCGAAACACCCAATGCATTAAATTTTTCCCAATGATCCTGTGATGAATAATTGGGTATAACCATGCCATTCGTAACAACCACCCTCGGGGCTCCTTTATGCGAAGGGAACAATCCCATCGGATGACCTGAATATAGTGCGAGGGTTTGCTCATCGGTCATTTCTGAAAGGTATTTCATCGTAAGCAGGTATTGCGCCCAATTTTGGAAAACAGCGCCGTTGCCTCCATAAGTAATTAATTCGTGAGGATGTTGTGCAACTCTGGGGTCGAGATTGTTCTGCAACATCAGCATAATGCCTGCAGCCTGCTTTGATTTTTGTGGGTATTCATCAATGCCTCGGGCATACATCTTGTATGTCGGACGAAAACGATACATGTAAATCCGACCGTATTTTTTAAGTTCTTCTGCAAATTCGGGGGCAAGGGTTTTATGATGTTTTGGATCGAAATAGCGAAGTGCATTTCGAAGGGCAAGTTTTTTCTCTTCTTTACTTAAAATATCTTTACGAACCGGAGCATGGTTTACCTTTAGATCATAAGCCTGAAGGTCAGGTAAATTGCTGGGAATCCCCCTTTTTATTGCTTGCTGGAAATCATTCACGATTTTTGGTTTAAGGTTTTTTATTTGCTCACAAATTTACAACAATGCCCTTAATTTGTCATTGATAATCTTACTATTTTTCATATCTTGCATTTAAGTCGAAGAACAGCATAAAACAAGAAATCCTTTTAAGTATGAAAGTAATTTGCATTGGTAATTACCCCCCTCGTAAATGTGGCATCGCAACTTTTACCGAAAACCTGGTTAAGTCGATGATGATGGCTGCCGAAATAAATCATGACGATCTTGAAATAGAAATCATAACAATGAACGATCAAAATCAGGTTTACGATTACAGTGAAAAAGTAGTTCGGGTCATTAATGATCAGGTTCTCGACGAATATATTTCTGCCGCGGATTTTATTAATCAGTCGGGTGCTGAGGTATGTTTGCTGGAACACGAATATGGAATATTTGGAGGTGACAGCGGGCTTTTGCTTTTACGATTATTGCGAAGGGTCAATATCCCCATCGTAACTACCTTGCATACCGTTCTGCAAAGTCCTACTTTTCTTCAAAAAGAGGTATTAAAAACGATTGCCAAATATTCATCAAAGTTGGTGGTTATGAGCAATCTTGCTGTTAGGTTTTTGAAAGAGGTGTTCGAAATACCTGAAAATAAAATCTTAAGGATTGAACACGGGGTACCTGATTATAAGAATTATGCAAATAAAGAAATTATAAAGCCGAAAGAATTTTTAAATAGAAAAGTAATTTTAACATTTGGATTAATTGGGCGCAGCAAAGGAATTGAAGTCGCGTTAAGGGCCTTGCCAAAAGTGGTAGAAAAACATCCCGATCTACTTTATGTTATTCTTGGAAAAACACATCCTCATGTGGTAAAACATGCAGGTGAAGAATACCGGGAGTTCCTGGCCCAACTTACAAAAGATCTTAAAATCGAAAACAATGTTCTTTTTGAAAATCGTTATGTGGATGAAGAAGAATTAATAAATTACCTCTTAGCTTCAGATATTTACATAACCCCTTATCATAATAAGGCCCAGATTACCAGTGGAACTTTGGCTTATGCGGTAGGTGGTGGATCTGCGATTATCTCTACACCTTATTGGCATGCCGAAGAATTGTTAGCAAATGATACCGGAATCTTGTTTGATTTTGGCGACAAAAAACATCTTTCAAATATTATTAATGATTTACTCGACCATCCGGACAAATTAAAAGCCTATCAGAAAAAAGCTTATCAATATGGGTTAAAAATTGCATGGCCCATTATTGGAAATCAGTACAATGAATGCTTAAAAGAAGCAATTGATCAATTTGAAGATCAAAAGGAATCTTTTAAAATTCCTCCTTTGAAACGCTTACATCTCGAGCGCATGACTGATAAAACAGGAATTATACAGTTTGCCAAAGGAAGTCTTCCGGATTACAGAACAGGCTATTGCTTAGATGATAATGCCAGGGCATTATTGCTCTGTTTAAGGGCTTATAAAAGATTTAAAGACGACAATTTTCTTCAACTCATTTACCGTTATAGCACCTATTTAATTTATATGCGAAATGAAAATGGGAGCTACAAAAACTATCTGAGTTATAATAAAGAATTTATTGACCAGATTGGTTCTGATGATGCTTTTGGAAGAACCATTTGGGCATTGGGATATTTGATCAGATATGCGCCTAATGATTCCATTTTACAAATAGGGCACGAAATGTTTGTTCGTTCACTTGGCTGGTTCAATGAACTAAAGCATGCGAGGGGTTGGGCAAACACCATGCTAGGACTGTATCACTATATTAAAAAGTATCCCGATCGGGAAGAGTTCGGAATTCGATTAAATGAACTTGCAAAAAAAATGGCAGCAGCTTTTTATAAATTTAGCAAGGATGATTGGTATTGGTACGAAGATATTTTAACTTATGACAATGGATTGTTACCTGCTGCAATGTATCGGGCTCATGAAGTACTTCATAATGATGAATATCTTGAAATTGCCGAAAAATCCGCCCAATTCCTTGAACGTAAATGTTTCACAGAAGGATATTTAAGAATTATTGGTAATCGGGAGTGGTACCCTAAGTTTGGAGAATTTGCAATCTACGGTCAACAACCCATTGATGCAGCAGCGATGGTAATTTTATATCATGCTAAATATCAAGCATTACAATGTGAAGACGCTGCTACAAAACTTAAAATCTGTTTTGAGTGGTTTCTCGGAAAAAATGATCATAGCATTCCGATGTACGATGAAGAAACAGGAGGTTGCAACGATGGGCTTGAAGAATTTACGATCAATCGAAATCAGGGGGCAGAAAGTACGATTTCGTATATCCATGCATACTTAATTGCAGGTGATTATTATTAACTATTCAATCCCTGCTTAATTACTTCAACGATTTTTATTGCTGGTTGAGCAAAGCTAAAAATTATTTCTTTAAAATTTTTTGAATCCTTAACAACAAAACTTCTTGGTCAACTGGTTTCTTGATATATTCGATTGCTCCCATTTTTAATCCTTTGGCTTCTTCTTCCTTGCTTGTAAATCCGGATAAGAGGACGACCGGGATTTTGATGTTATTATCGTTAATATAATTGAGCATTTGATAGCCATCAAAATTCGGCATAGCAATATCTGAAAGAATCAAATCAAATTTACCTTTTGAAATCTGAATTAGTGCGACAATTCCATCAGGCGCAATTTCAACTTCATAACCTCCCGATCGTAAAATACCGGCTATTACTTTTTGATTGATTACCTCATCTTCTACAACTAAAATACGTGCTTTATTAACTTCAGCTTCACCGTTCATCTTTTCGAGATTATAACCGGCAGGAATAAGTCGTTCCATCAAATCATCCATCGGAATTGCAGCATAAGTAGAAGCCGTATCTGACATTGCATATGGAAGTACCAACTGATTATTATGTATAATCGAACCACATGAATAAACTACATTTGGAACATAACCTTCACGTTCTTCTTCATTTGGCATAAGTAATGGTTCACTCAATTGCCCAATTACTTTGGTAGGATCTTCTAAATCAAGCAAAGTTGCACCCAAACAATATTTTCGCATGGTACCTACTCCGTGTGTAATTACTAACCATCCATGTTCGGTTTCAATCGGAGAGCCACAATTTCCAACCTGAATATATTCCCAGGGGAATTTTGGTTCCTGAATTTTTTTAGCCTTATTCCAAATATTAATATCATCAGAAAACATGATGTAATTATTTATGCCATCGAGCCTTGAAAGCATTGCATATTTATCATTGAGCTTCCGGGGAAATAATGCCATTCCTTTATTTTGTGCATTTTCTCCATGAATAGGCATAATTTTAAAATGATAAAAATCTTTGGTAACGATCAGTTTAGGCATAATGGTAAACCCATTATAAGCCGTATAAGTTGCATAATAATTAATGGTCCCGTCATTTTCGGTAAACTTTACAAATCGGGCATCTTCAATGCCGTTGCTTTCGGATGCCGCGATTGGAAAAATTACCCGATCGGAGATTCCAGTATCGAGCGAGAAGGTAATTTCATAATGTGAATCGGCCAACCAGGTCATGGTTTGCAGTTTTTTTCTTGCTGCAGCATCAGGGTTGATCTCAAGAATGGTTTGGTTGATGGCATTTATTAACTCATTATAATCAAACTCGAATCGCAGCTTTTCAGAAACAGGGGCAAGTTCTGTTTCTGTTAAATGCATTTCCATTAGTTTATTAAAGAATTCTTCTTTTTGATAAACTTTATTTCTTATCGCCTCGGCTTCATCAACTAATTTTCCGGTCTGTATAACCTGTAAATTATTGTCCTTATCAAGCAAACCTCCCCTAAAAACGATGGAAGAAATATGCCCTTCACCTGTAGCCCTAAAACTTAGAATTACCCTTTTTTCTCCTTCCATTAATCCTGTTTGATCAGGATCTTCTACGATGGATGGATTAAAAAACGCGGCTGATTCAATAGAATATTCACTGGTAAAGTAAGCACCAATCAATAGTTTTTTAAAGTCGGGAAGTTCACTTATATTCCCATTCCTACCATTCATGATCTCCTGAACACGATTAAAGTTAGTTTGAAATATGCGGGAAATATTTCGATGACGACTTGAAAAATCACGTAATGATTGATTTAAGGTAAGTTTGGCAGCCTGATCGGGCATATCAATCACTTTTTGGATAATAGATTGTATCCGGGTTTCCGGGCCGGGAAAAAAGAAACGTGTTATAACCCTTTTAGGATCTGAATAAAACCGAACTGCCTTCCTGAATACTTTAGTGCTCATTAGAATTAGATTTACAATTTAAAAATATACAAAAAACACTTCGATAAATAATTGAATTATTAATAAAACAAAAAGCTAGTACTTTTCAGGTATGTTTTTG includes the following:
- a CDS encoding glycosyltransferase, producing the protein MKVICIGNYPPRKCGIATFTENLVKSMMMAAEINHDDLEIEIITMNDQNQVYDYSEKVVRVINDQVLDEYISAADFINQSGAEVCLLEHEYGIFGGDSGLLLLRLLRRVNIPIVTTLHTVLQSPTFLQKEVLKTIAKYSSKLVVMSNLAVRFLKEVFEIPENKILRIEHGVPDYKNYANKEIIKPKEFLNRKVILTFGLIGRSKGIEVALRALPKVVEKHPDLLYVILGKTHPHVVKHAGEEYREFLAQLTKDLKIENNVLFENRYVDEEELINYLLASDIYITPYHNKAQITSGTLAYAVGGGSAIISTPYWHAEELLANDTGILFDFGDKKHLSNIINDLLDHPDKLKAYQKKAYQYGLKIAWPIIGNQYNECLKEAIDQFEDQKESFKIPPLKRLHLERMTDKTGIIQFAKGSLPDYRTGYCLDDNARALLLCLRAYKRFKDDNFLQLIYRYSTYLIYMRNENGSYKNYLSYNKEFIDQIGSDDAFGRTIWALGYLIRYAPNDSILQIGHEMFVRSLGWFNELKHARGWANTMLGLYHYIKKYPDREEFGIRLNELAKKMAAAFYKFSKDDWYWYEDILTYDNGLLPAAMYRAHEVLHNDEYLEIAEKSAQFLERKCFTEGYLRIIGNREWYPKFGEFAIYGQQPIDAAAMVILYHAKYQALQCEDAATKLKICFEWFLGKNDHSIPMYDEETGGCNDGLEEFTINRNQGAESTISYIHAYLIAGDYY
- a CDS encoding urocanate hydratase: MNDFQQAIKRGIPSNLPDLQAYDLKVNHAPVRKDILSKEEKKLALRNALRYFDPKHHKTLAPEFAEELKKYGRIYMYRFRPTYKMYARGIDEYPQKSKQAAGIMLMLQNNLDPRVAQHPHELITYGGNGAVFQNWAQYLLTMKYLSEMTDEQTLALYSGHPMGLFPSHKGAPRVVVTNGMVIPNYSSQDHWEKFNALGVSQYGQMTAGSFMYIGPQGIVHGTTITVLNAGRMIEKNGEGLAGKIFCTSGLGGMSGAQPKAAVIAGAIGLIAEINPKVVKTRFEQGWVDEVFTDLSELIKRVKVAQVNKEAVSIAYQGNVVDLWERLADDNVFVDLGSDQTSLHNPWSGGYYPVGMSLEESNEMIANNPEKFKEKVKETLRRHVRAINRLTAKGMYFFDYGNAFLLESSRADAEIMNKEGKFKYPSYVQDIMGPMCFDYGFGPFRWVCTSGKAEDLEITDRIAMEVLSKIAETAHVEISQQMRDNIQWIREAQKNKLVVGSQARILYADCEGRTKIAEAFNKAIKEGKISAPVVLGRDHHDVSGTDSPYRETSNIYDGSQFTADMAVQNVIGDSFRGATWVSIHNGGGVGWGEVINGGFGMLLDGTAEADQRLKMMLHWDVNNGISRRSWARNEGAVFAIKRAMESEPNLKVTLPNFADDGLINEIMS
- a CDS encoding response regulator, with the translated sequence MSTKVFRKAVRFYSDPKRVITRFFFPGPETRIQSIIQKVIDMPDQAAKLTLNQSLRDFSSRHRNISRIFQTNFNRVQEIMNGRNGNISELPDFKKLLIGAYFTSEYSIESAAFFNPSIVEDPDQTGLMEGEKRVILSFRATGEGHISSIVFRGGLLDKDNNLQVIQTGKLVDEAEAIRNKVYQKEEFFNKLMEMHLTETELAPVSEKLRFEFDYNELINAINQTILEINPDAAARKKLQTMTWLADSHYEITFSLDTGISDRVIFPIAASESNGIEDARFVKFTENDGTINYYATYTAYNGFTIMPKLIVTKDFYHFKIMPIHGENAQNKGMALFPRKLNDKYAMLSRLDGINNYIMFSDDINIWNKAKKIQEPKFPWEYIQVGNCGSPIETEHGWLVITHGVGTMRKYCLGATLLDLEDPTKVIGQLSEPLLMPNEEEREGYVPNVVYSCGSIIHNNQLVLPYAMSDTASTYAAIPMDDLMERLIPAGYNLEKMNGEAEVNKARILVVEDEVINQKVIAGILRSGGYEVEIAPDGIVALIQISKGKFDLILSDIAMPNFDGYQMLNYINDNNIKIPVVLLSGFTSKEEEAKGLKMGAIEYIKKPVDQEVLLLRIQKILKK